The following proteins come from a genomic window of Acinonyx jubatus isolate Ajub_Pintada_27869175 chromosome C1, VMU_Ajub_asm_v1.0, whole genome shotgun sequence:
- the ANKRD34A gene encoding ankyrin repeat domain-containing protein 34A has translation MLHTEGHALLRAVGQGKLRLARLLLEGGAYVNEGDAQGETALMAACRARYDDPQNKARMVRYLLEQGADPNIADRLGRTALMHACAGGGGAAVASLLLAHGADPSVRDHAGASALVHALDRGDRETLATLLDACKAKGTEVIIITTDTSPSGTKKTRQYLNSPPSPGVEDPAPAPPSPGVCTSPSEIQLQAAGGGGGGGGGGGGGRGLLSPRAQEEEEKRDVFEFPLPKPPDDPSPSEPLPKPPRHPPKPLKRLNSEPWGLVAPPQPVPPAEGRPGIERLTAEFNGLTLTGRPRLSRRHSTEGPEDPPPWAEKVTGGGPLSRRNTAPEAQESGPPAGLRQKLSRMEPVELDTPGNICPDSPECSRLSLERRRYSASPLTLPPAGSAPSPRQSQESLPGAVSPLSGRRRSPGLLERRGSGTLLLDHIAQTRPGFLPPLNVSPHPPIPDIRPQPGGRAPSLPAPPQAGAPGSPRTKRKLVRRHSMQTEQIRLLGGFQSLGGPGEPGR, from the exons ATGCTGCACACCGAGGGCCACGCTCTTCTTCGGGCCGTGGGTCAGGGTAAGCTACGCTTGGCCCGTTTGCTTCTGGAGGGAGGCGCCTACGTGAATGAGGGTGATGCCCAGGGTGAGACTGCGCTAATGGCGGCCTGTCGGGCCCGTTACGACGACCCCCAGAACAAGGCACGCATGGTACGCTACCTCCTGGAGCAAGGCGCTGACCCCAACATCGCAGACCGCCTGGGGCGCACCGCGCTCATGCACGCTTgcgccgggggtgggggcgccgcCGTGGCTTCGCTGCTCCTTGCCCACGGTGCAGACCCCTCAGTGCGAGATCACGCGGGCGCCTCGGCGCTGGTCCACGCCCTGGACCGCGGGGACCGTGAGACCCTTGCCACGCTGCTGGACGCCTGTAAGGCCAAGGGCACGGaggtcatcatcatcaccaccgaCACCTCTCCCTCGGGAACCAAGAAGACACGGCAGTATCTCAATTCCCCACCGTCCCCGGGGGTGGAGGACCCGGCTCCCGCTCCTCCTAGCCCGGGCGTCTGCACTTCGCCTTCGGAAATCCAACTGCAggctgcaggaggaggaggaggaggaggag gaggaggaggaggaggacggggGTTGCTGTCCCCTCGCgctcaggaagaagaggagaagcgGGACGTATTCGAATTCCCTCTTCCTAAACCCCCCGATGACCCCTCCCCTTCTGAGCCGCTCCCCAAACCACCCCGTCACCCTCCAAAACCACTCAAAAGGCTCAACTCCGAGCCCTGGGGCCTAGTGGCCCCTCCTCAACCTGTCCCACCCGCGGAAGGGAGGCCGGGGATCGAGCGCCTGACCGCCGAATTCAACGGCCTGACCCTGACCGGTCGACCCCGTCTTTCCAGACGTCACAGCACTGAAGGCCCGGAGGACCCGCCTCCGTGGGCGGAGAAAGTGACGGGTGGGGGTCCTCTCTCTCGCCGAAACACTGCGCCAGAAGCTCAGGAGTCCGGTCCCCCTGCGGGGCTGAGGCAGAAACTGAGCCGCATGGAGCCGGTGGAGCTCGATACTCCCGGGAATATTTGCCCCGACTCGCCGGAGTGCAGCCGCTTGTCCCTGGAGCGCCGCCGATACAGCGCCTCCCCGCTGACCCTCCCTCCAGCCGGCTCGGCGCCCTCGCCGCGCCAGTCCCAGGAGAGTCTGCCTGGGGCCGTCTCTCCCCTGAGCGGACGGAGGCGGAGTCCCGGGCTGCTGGAGCGGAGGGGCTCGGGGACGTTGCTCCTGGACCACATCGCGCAAACGCGGCCTGGTTTCCTGCCTCCGCTCAACGtcagcccccaccctcccatccccgaCATTCGCCCCCAACCCGGAGGTCGGGCGCCTTCgctgcccgcccctccccaggcGGGGGCGCCAGGCTCTCCTAGGACCAAGCGCAAGTTGGTGAGGCGCCACTCGATGCAGACTGAGCAGATCCGCCTGCTAGGGGGCTTCCAGAGTCTAGGCGGGCCAGGGGAGCCAGGGCGCTGA